A single region of the Penaeus vannamei isolate JL-2024 chromosome 23, ASM4276789v1, whole genome shotgun sequence genome encodes:
- the LOC138865995 gene encoding uncharacterized protein → MTITNNLSKINKRETKATSLPRHTNDSPAPKPSHFKGLKPSQATSRDPSQATSRDPSQATSRDPSQAKPLQGTQAKPSHFKGPKPSQATSRDPSQAKPLQGTQAKPSHFKGPKPSQATSRDPSQAKPLQGTQAKPSHFKGPKPSQAKPEGRTGE, encoded by the coding sequence ATGACCATCACAAACAATCTCTCGAAAATCAATAAACGCGAGACGAAAGCCACATCACTTCCCAGACACACAAATGACTCCCCGGCACCCAAGCCAAGCCACTTCAAGGGactcaagccaagccaagccacttCAAGGGACCCAAGCCAAGCCACTTCAAGGGACCCAAGCCAAGCCACTTCAAGGgacccaagccaagccaagccacttCAAGGgacccaagccaagccaagccacttCAAGGgacccaagccaagccaagccacttCAAGGgacccaagccaagccaagccacttCAAGGgacccaagccaagccaagccacttCAAGGgacccaagccaagccaagccacttCAAGGgacccaagccaagccaagccacttCAAGGgacccaagccaagccaagccacttCAAGGgacccaagccaagccaagccaagccagaaGGACGAACGGGGGAGTGA